One genomic region from Prionailurus bengalensis isolate Pbe53 chromosome C1, Fcat_Pben_1.1_paternal_pri, whole genome shotgun sequence encodes:
- the RUFY4 gene encoding RUN and FYVE domain-containing protein 4 isoform X1 — MAEEGAILTRNLKAAVSAILQGYPGGQPPVTDASAELHRLCGCLELLLQFDQKEQKSLLRPRKDYWDFLCSGLRQQRGSTEPARFVCSQDKLKTSLAKGRAFIRFCLAHGQLAESLQLCLLNPELTREWYGPRSPLVCPELREELLDSLYALNGVTFDLNLRWPDLDEAWPMFSESCCPSRTQGRRPRKTKDSPKQLPSTRYGYREDSACAQKGEHTATPPVKCGDAAMHGGTGEPGDGFSGEISATRGNPTAVQPEELHTSQTSCLQDAPREDWLAGLPRSQQQRHLPPFLEKKREDPRSLRSSQGMWEPAGEELQQAQEKGAPRTGICLEISTPSIQGQGEGSEGAPKEVIGTEAEGRRILPSAEETPEGGAEQGHAHRLLASGPTGTIEDTMSGNQQEWEVPSIPGEPGVLWGLGTKEDFTPKKPQEETGETSVTRRKEQAEVALQDVVKSLRRGLRKTEERAQHQEQLLKEKEGELRTLQERLSRCQEERAWLQTELEQNQQEAERRDAMYEKELGGQRDLVHAMKMRVLELIQEKDDLWQKVQHLSSMAPGCCVDCSKVFGRLSRRYPCRLCGGLVCHACSVDYKKRGRHCPPCSQKGAAQFDQ; from the exons ATGGCAGAGGAAGGGGCCATCCTCACCAGGAACCTGAAAG cTGCCGTCTCCGCCATCCTCCAGGGCTACCCTGGCGGGCAGCCTCCAGTGACAGATGCCAGCGCTGAGCTGCACAGACTCTGTGGCTGCCTGGAGCTGCTGCTACag TTTGACCAGAAAGAGCAGAAGAGCCTCCTGAGGCCTCGGAAGGATTACTGGGACTTCCTCTGCTCTGGCCTACGGCAACAGCGGGGCAGCACGGAGCCGGCCCGCTTCGTCTGCTCACAGGACAAG TTGAAGACTTCCCTAGCAAAAGGCCGTGCCTTCATCCGCTTCTGCCTAGCCCACGGACAGCTGGCCGAGTCCCTGCAGCTCTGCCTTCTGAACCCCGAGCTCACCAG GGAATGGTATGGCCCCCGGAGCCCTCTGGTGTGCCCTGAACTCCGGGAAGAGCTCCTGGATTCTCTCTATGCTCTCAATGGAGTGACCTTCGACTTGAACCTGCGGTGGCCGGACCTAGATGAAGCCTGGCCCATGTTCTCAGA GTCTTGCTGCCCCAGCCGGACCCAGGGAAGAAGACCCAGAAAGACCAAAGACTCCCCAAAGCAG CTTCCTAGCACCAGGTACGGATACCGTGAGGACTCAGCCTGTGCCCAGAAGGGGGAACACACTGCAACGCCACCTGTTAAGTGCGGTGATGCAGCCATGCACGGAGGAACAGGGGAGCCTGGAGACGGCTTCTCAGGAGAG ATCTCAGCCACACGTGGAAACCCCACAGCAGTCCAGCCAGAGGAGCTGCACACTAGCCAAACCAGCTGTCTGCAAGATGCACCCAGGGAAGACTGGTTGGCCGGACTCCCCAGGTCCCAGCAACAAAGGCACCTTCCTccctttttggaaaagaaaagagaagatccCAGGAGCCTCAGGTCCTCCCAGGGCATGTgggaaccagcaggggaggaactTCAGCAAGCCCAGGAGAAAGGAGCCCCAAGAACTGGGATCTGCCTGGAGATTTCAACACCCAGCatccagggacagggagaggggtcTGAGGGGGCTCCAAAAGAGGTGATAGGCACAGAGGCCGAGGGCAGAAGGATTCTTCCCAGTGCAGAGGAGACTCCTGAAGGGGGAGCAGAGCAGGGTCATGCCCATAGGCTACTGGCCTCCGGCCCTACAGGGACAATAGAGGACACAATGTCAGGGAACCAGCAGGAGTGGGAGGTGCCTAGCATTCCAGGGGAGCCCGGGGTCCTTTGGGGCCTGGGAACAAAGGAAGACTTCACCCCAAAGAAACCACAAGAGGAAACAGGAGAGACCAGTGTGACCAGGAGGAAGGAGCAAGCAGAAGTGGCCTTGCAGGATGTGGTCAAG AGCCTGAGACGTGGGCTCCGGAAGACCGAGGAGCGGGCGCAGCACCAGGAGCAGCtgctgaaggagaaggaaggggagctGCGGACACTACAGGAGCGGCTCAGCAG GTGTCAGGAAGAGAGGGCCTGGCTGCAGACAGAGCTGGAGCAGAATCAGCAGGAGGCTGAGAGGAGGGACGCCATGTATGAGAAGGAGCTTGGAGGGCAGCGGGACCTGGTCCACGCCATGAAGATGAGGGTGCTGGAACTGATTCA AGAGAAGGATGACCTGTGGCAGAAGGTCCAGCATCTCTCTTCCATGGCCCCCGGATGCTGTGTTGACTGCAGCAAGGTCTTTGGCCGGCTGTCTCGGCGGTACCCATGCAG GCTCTGCGGAGGCCTGGTTTGCCATGCCTGCTCTGTGGATTACAAGAAGAGAGGGCGCCACTGCCCACCCTGCTCCCAGAAGGGAGCAGCTCAGTTCGACCAATGA
- the RUFY4 gene encoding RUN and FYVE domain-containing protein 4 isoform X2, whose protein sequence is MAEEGAILTRNLKAAVSAILQGYPGGQPPVTDASAELHRLCGCLELLLQFDQKEQKSLLRPRKDYWDFLCSGLRQQRGSTEPARFVCSQDKLKTSLAKGRAFIRFCLAHGQLAESLQLCLLNPELTREWYGPRSPLVCPELREELLDSLYALNGVTFDLNLRWPDLDEAWPMFSESCCPSRTQGRRPRKTKDSPKQLPSTRYGYREDSACAQKGEHTATPPVKCGDAAMHGGTGEPGDGFSGEISATRGNPTAVQPEELHTSQTSCLQDAPREDWLAGLPRSQQQRHLPPFLEKKREDPRSLRSSQGMWEPAGEELQQAQEKGAPRTGICLEISTPSIQGQGEGSEGAPKEVIGTEAEGRRILPSAEETPEGGAEQGHAHRLLASGPTGTIEDTMSGNQQEWEVPSIPGEPGVLWGLGTKEDFTPKKPQEETGETSVTRRKEQAEVALQDVVKSLRRGLRKTEERAQHQEQLLKEKEGELRTLQERLSRELLQLWACLSRKLHFKMEMLKKERKEIQPMEMLAHLL, encoded by the exons ATGGCAGAGGAAGGGGCCATCCTCACCAGGAACCTGAAAG cTGCCGTCTCCGCCATCCTCCAGGGCTACCCTGGCGGGCAGCCTCCAGTGACAGATGCCAGCGCTGAGCTGCACAGACTCTGTGGCTGCCTGGAGCTGCTGCTACag TTTGACCAGAAAGAGCAGAAGAGCCTCCTGAGGCCTCGGAAGGATTACTGGGACTTCCTCTGCTCTGGCCTACGGCAACAGCGGGGCAGCACGGAGCCGGCCCGCTTCGTCTGCTCACAGGACAAG TTGAAGACTTCCCTAGCAAAAGGCCGTGCCTTCATCCGCTTCTGCCTAGCCCACGGACAGCTGGCCGAGTCCCTGCAGCTCTGCCTTCTGAACCCCGAGCTCACCAG GGAATGGTATGGCCCCCGGAGCCCTCTGGTGTGCCCTGAACTCCGGGAAGAGCTCCTGGATTCTCTCTATGCTCTCAATGGAGTGACCTTCGACTTGAACCTGCGGTGGCCGGACCTAGATGAAGCCTGGCCCATGTTCTCAGA GTCTTGCTGCCCCAGCCGGACCCAGGGAAGAAGACCCAGAAAGACCAAAGACTCCCCAAAGCAG CTTCCTAGCACCAGGTACGGATACCGTGAGGACTCAGCCTGTGCCCAGAAGGGGGAACACACTGCAACGCCACCTGTTAAGTGCGGTGATGCAGCCATGCACGGAGGAACAGGGGAGCCTGGAGACGGCTTCTCAGGAGAG ATCTCAGCCACACGTGGAAACCCCACAGCAGTCCAGCCAGAGGAGCTGCACACTAGCCAAACCAGCTGTCTGCAAGATGCACCCAGGGAAGACTGGTTGGCCGGACTCCCCAGGTCCCAGCAACAAAGGCACCTTCCTccctttttggaaaagaaaagagaagatccCAGGAGCCTCAGGTCCTCCCAGGGCATGTgggaaccagcaggggaggaactTCAGCAAGCCCAGGAGAAAGGAGCCCCAAGAACTGGGATCTGCCTGGAGATTTCAACACCCAGCatccagggacagggagaggggtcTGAGGGGGCTCCAAAAGAGGTGATAGGCACAGAGGCCGAGGGCAGAAGGATTCTTCCCAGTGCAGAGGAGACTCCTGAAGGGGGAGCAGAGCAGGGTCATGCCCATAGGCTACTGGCCTCCGGCCCTACAGGGACAATAGAGGACACAATGTCAGGGAACCAGCAGGAGTGGGAGGTGCCTAGCATTCCAGGGGAGCCCGGGGTCCTTTGGGGCCTGGGAACAAAGGAAGACTTCACCCCAAAGAAACCACAAGAGGAAACAGGAGAGACCAGTGTGACCAGGAGGAAGGAGCAAGCAGAAGTGGCCTTGCAGGATGTGGTCAAG AGCCTGAGACGTGGGCTCCGGAAGACCGAGGAGCGGGCGCAGCACCAGGAGCAGCtgctgaaggagaaggaaggggagctGCGGACACTACAGGAGCGGCTCAGCAG AGAGCTGCTGCAATTGTGGGCATGCCTttcaagaaaattacattttaagatggaaatgttaaaaaaggaaagaaaagaaatacaaccaATGGAGATGTTGGCTCACCTTCTCTAA